In Rhodospirillum rubrum ATCC 11170, a genomic segment contains:
- a CDS encoding sensor histidine kinase, with protein MSGEPVGLALQRLYDLTRLVSDWIWETDSAGLLTYASDRVFEILGYPARALIGHPFAELAASGDPPFFKSDPRPFREQRFEARHSDGSPRVLLISAVPLFDAQSGDRQGWRGAAKDITQSERADAEMDRQRRFQQTLLDAIPLPVFLKDREDRYQGCNLAFETASGRSRAEILGQRMEQVLRSENYDRHRAEEALVLREGRTRVWEAMEHDVSGRHKLISITASPYREPGDPTVRGLIGVVSDITRRQRAEDALRASVVELTASNRELQHFAEIAAHDLQEPVRAVVSHCQLLERHLGDALDGPARDHMIFAITGARRMRDLIQDLLIYARAGRDGQFHEVVDTADLAREVVSALADEIAASGATIRIDPLPSVLGRRRDLFDVMVNLFDNALKFRRPDVVPEVTLKAAETLDASGLWCFTLSDNGIGLDPVHGAQIFALFRRLHGADRYPGTGVGLAICRRIVEQHGGTIFVESAPGVGTRFHFTLPAAPSEEPDRLVGRGTRSAPRPVIDGGG; from the coding sequence ATGAGCGGCGAGCCCGTCGGTCTGGCCCTGCAACGTCTCTACGACTTGACCCGTCTGGTTTCCGACTGGATCTGGGAGACCGATTCCGCCGGCCTTCTGACCTACGCTTCCGACCGGGTTTTTGAAATCCTCGGATATCCGGCCCGGGCCCTGATCGGCCACCCCTTCGCCGAACTTGCGGCCTCGGGCGACCCGCCGTTCTTCAAAAGCGATCCGCGGCCCTTCCGCGAGCAGCGCTTCGAGGCCCGCCACAGCGACGGCTCGCCGCGCGTTCTGCTGATCAGCGCCGTTCCGCTGTTCGATGCGCAAAGCGGCGACCGCCAGGGCTGGCGCGGCGCGGCCAAGGATATCACCCAAAGCGAGCGGGCCGACGCCGAGATGGACCGCCAGCGCCGTTTCCAGCAGACCCTGCTTGACGCCATCCCCCTGCCGGTTTTCCTGAAAGACCGCGAGGACCGCTATCAGGGCTGCAATCTGGCTTTCGAAACCGCCTCGGGCCGCAGCCGCGCCGAAATCCTCGGTCAGCGGATGGAGCAGGTTCTGCGCAGCGAGAATTACGACCGCCACCGCGCCGAAGAGGCCCTTGTGCTGCGCGAGGGGCGGACGCGGGTGTGGGAGGCGATGGAACACGACGTCTCGGGGCGCCACAAGCTGATCTCGATCACCGCCTCGCCCTATCGCGAACCGGGCGATCCCACGGTGCGCGGCTTGATCGGCGTCGTCTCCGATATCACCCGGCGCCAGCGCGCCGAGGACGCTTTGCGGGCCTCGGTGGTCGAATTGACCGCCTCGAACCGCGAGCTGCAGCATTTCGCCGAGATCGCCGCCCATGACCTTCAAGAACCGGTGCGCGCCGTGGTCAGCCATTGTCAGCTTCTTGAACGCCATCTGGGCGACGCCCTGGACGGGCCGGCCCGCGACCATATGATCTTCGCCATCACCGGCGCCCGGCGGATGCGCGATCTTATCCAGGATCTGTTGATCTATGCCCGGGCCGGTCGCGATGGCCAGTTCCACGAGGTCGTCGACACCGCCGATCTGGCGCGCGAGGTCGTTTCCGCCCTGGCCGACGAGATCGCCGCCAGCGGCGCGACCATCCGCATCGACCCGCTTCCCAGCGTTCTCGGGCGGCGGCGCGATTTGTTCGACGTGATGGTCAACCTGTTTGACAACGCCTTGAAGTTCCGCCGCCCCGATGTCGTTCCCGAGGTCACCCTGAAGGCCGCCGAAACCCTGGATGCCTCGGGTCTGTGGTGCTTCACCCTGAGCGATAATGGCATCGGCCTCGACCCCGTCCACGGTGCCCAGATCTTCGCCCTGTTCCGCCGGCTCCATGGCGCCGACCGCTATCCGGGCACCGGGGTTGGGCTGGCGATCTGTCGGCGAATCGTTGAACAGCACGGCGGCACCATCTTCGTCGAAAGCGCCCCCGGGGTCGGCACGCGCTTCCATTTCACCCTTCCCGCCGCCCCCTCCGAGGAGCCGGATCGGCTGGTCGGCCGAGGAACCCGCTCCGCGCCCCGACCTGTTATCGACGGGGGCGGGTGA
- a CDS encoding DUF2336 domain-containing protein → MSDNGEPKPEEDGAPSQPIDAEALLKMAREKTVSSRNRLAEAMVDLFSARGRVLTERERTLMVDILKRVLREIEHSVRKRISSELAERTDAPHALISFLANEDIDISFPILSQSRVLQDADLIEVIRNRTFEHQLAIAVRFEVSPQVSAALVQSGDATVITELLRNPDARISAATMDYLVEQSRRVDTFQEPILRRRDLPPDVAKRMFMWVSAALRKYIVTQFDLDPDSVDDLLEKAAHDGIETTLDERGPQPAAVLADTLFRKGDINVELLISSLHDGEVALFIELFARMSGMRPALVQRMLFEPGGEGLAIACKALDFAREDFSVLFLLSRQARPTGVSSLRETHVQVMEIFDRIALEDARRVLRRWQRDQDYLKALLSLESEASAPTLVFGRPASSRPFRRQPKES, encoded by the coding sequence ATGAGTGACAACGGCGAACCAAAGCCGGAAGAAGACGGCGCTCCAAGCCAGCCGATCGATGCCGAGGCGTTGCTTAAGATGGCCCGCGAAAAGACGGTCAGCAGCCGCAACCGTCTCGCCGAGGCGATGGTCGACCTTTTTTCGGCCCGGGGCCGGGTGCTGACCGAGCGCGAGCGGACGCTGATGGTCGATATCCTCAAGCGGGTTTTGCGCGAGATCGAGCATTCGGTCCGCAAACGGATCAGCAGCGAGCTGGCCGAACGCACCGACGCGCCCCACGCGCTGATCAGCTTCCTGGCCAATGAAGATATCGATATCTCGTTTCCCATTCTCAGCCAAAGCCGGGTTCTTCAGGATGCCGATCTGATCGAGGTCATCCGCAACCGCACCTTCGAGCATCAATTGGCCATCGCCGTGCGCTTCGAGGTCAGCCCCCAGGTTTCCGCCGCCCTGGTGCAAAGCGGCGACGCCACCGTCATCACCGAACTTTTGCGCAACCCCGACGCCCGCATTTCGGCGGCGACCATGGATTATCTGGTCGAGCAATCGCGCCGGGTCGACACCTTTCAGGAGCCGATCCTGCGCCGGCGCGATCTGCCGCCCGATGTGGCCAAGCGCATGTTCATGTGGGTCTCGGCCGCCTTGCGCAAATATATCGTCACCCAGTTCGATCTCGACCCCGACAGCGTCGATGATCTTCTGGAAAAAGCCGCCCATGACGGCATCGAGACCACGCTCGATGAACGCGGCCCCCAACCCGCCGCCGTTCTGGCCGATACGCTGTTCCGCAAGGGCGATATCAATGTCGAACTGCTGATCAGCAGTCTGCACGACGGCGAGGTCGCCCTGTTCATCGAACTTTTCGCCCGGATGAGCGGCATGCGTCCGGCCCTGGTCCAGCGCATGTTGTTCGAGCCGGGCGGCGAAGGGCTGGCGATCGCCTGCAAGGCCCTGGATTTCGCGCGCGAGGATTTCTCGGTGCTGTTCTTGCTGTCGCGTCAGGCCCGGCCGACCGGGGTCAGCAGCCTGCGCGAGACTCACGTCCAGGTGATGGAGATCTTCGATCGCATCGCCCTTGAGGATGCCCGGCGCGTGCTTCGTCGCTGGCAGCGCGACCAGGATTATCTCAAGGCCCTGCTGTCGCTTGAAAGCGAGGCCAGCGCCCCCACCCTGGTCTTCGGCCGCCCGGCCTCTTCCCGTCCTTTTCGGCGGCAACCCAAGGAAAGCTAG
- the lepA gene encoding translation elongation factor 4, with translation MSDLSHIRNFAIIAHIDHGKSTLADRLIQTCGGVEARDMKEQLLDSMDLERERGITIKAQTVRLHYTAKSDGRTYQLNLMDTPGHVDFAYEVSRSLAACEGSLLVVDASQGVEAQTLANVYQAIDAGHEIIPVLNKIDLPAAEPERIKQQIEDVIGLDTSDAVGISAKTGLNIDQVLEALVLRLPPPTGDVDAPTQALLVDSWYDSYLGVVILVRVRHGVLRKGMKMLMMATGAVHPIDKVGVFTPKMLETDSLSAGEMGFVMAGIKSVADCQIGDTITDDRAPAAEALPGFKASIPVVWCGLFPVDSSDFEVLRESLAKLRLNDSSFEFQAESSAALGFGFRCGFLGLLHMEIIQERLEREFGLDLITTAPSVVYRMHMTDGTLLELHNPADMPDPVRLDFVEEPWVKATIMVPDEYLGQILALCTERRGIQMDLTYAGSRAMAVYKLPLNEIVFDFYDRLKSISRGYASFDYEVADYAESDLVKVSILVNNEPVDALAFIAHRTQADFRGRQICGRLKDLIPRHLFKVPIQAAIGGRVIARETIAAMRKDVTAKCYGGDITRKKKLLEKQKEGKKKMRQFGKVEIPQSAFINALRMSDD, from the coding sequence ATGAGCGATCTGTCCCACATCCGCAATTTCGCGATCATCGCGCACATCGACCACGGCAAATCCACCCTTGCCGACCGTCTGATCCAGACCTGTGGCGGAGTCGAGGCGCGCGACATGAAGGAGCAGCTCCTCGATTCGATGGATCTGGAGCGCGAACGCGGCATCACCATCAAGGCGCAGACCGTGCGCCTGCATTACACCGCCAAAAGCGATGGCCGCACCTATCAGCTCAATCTGATGGACACGCCGGGCCATGTCGACTTCGCCTATGAGGTTTCGCGCTCGCTCGCGGCCTGCGAAGGCTCGCTGCTGGTCGTCGACGCCAGCCAGGGGGTCGAGGCCCAGACCCTGGCCAATGTCTATCAGGCGATCGACGCCGGCCACGAGATCATCCCGGTTCTGAACAAGATCGACCTGCCCGCCGCCGAACCCGAGCGGATCAAGCAGCAGATCGAGGACGTGATCGGTCTTGATACCTCGGACGCCGTCGGCATTTCGGCCAAGACCGGCCTCAATATCGATCAGGTGCTGGAAGCCCTGGTGTTGCGCCTGCCGCCGCCGACCGGCGATGTCGACGCCCCGACCCAGGCACTTCTGGTTGATTCGTGGTACGATTCCTATCTGGGCGTCGTCATCCTGGTGCGCGTGCGCCACGGCGTGCTGCGCAAGGGCATGAAGATGCTGATGATGGCCACCGGGGCCGTCCATCCCATCGACAAGGTCGGCGTTTTCACCCCGAAGATGCTGGAAACCGACTCGCTGTCAGCCGGCGAAATGGGCTTCGTCATGGCCGGCATCAAAAGCGTGGCCGACTGCCAGATCGGCGACACCATCACCGATGACCGGGCCCCCGCCGCCGAGGCCCTGCCCGGCTTCAAGGCGTCGATTCCGGTGGTGTGGTGCGGCCTGTTCCCCGTCGACAGCAGCGATTTCGAGGTGCTGCGCGAAAGCCTGGCCAAATTGCGCCTCAATGACAGCAGTTTCGAGTTCCAGGCCGAAAGCAGCGCCGCCCTTGGCTTCGGCTTCCGCTGCGGGTTCCTGGGGCTGCTCCATATGGAGATCATCCAGGAGCGGCTGGAACGCGAATTCGGCCTTGATCTGATCACCACCGCGCCCAGCGTCGTCTATCGCATGCATATGACCGACGGCACCTTGCTGGAACTGCACAATCCCGCCGATATGCCCGATCCGGTGCGCCTGGATTTCGTCGAGGAGCCCTGGGTCAAGGCGACGATCATGGTGCCCGATGAATATCTGGGCCAGATCCTGGCCCTGTGCACCGAGCGGCGCGGCATCCAGATGGATCTGACCTATGCCGGGTCGCGGGCGATGGCCGTTTACAAGCTGCCGCTCAACGAGATCGTCTTTGATTTCTATGACCGGCTGAAATCGATCAGCCGGGGCTATGCCAGCTTCGATTACGAGGTGGCCGATTATGCCGAAAGCGATCTGGTCAAGGTGTCGATCCTGGTCAACAACGAGCCGGTCGACGCCCTGGCCTTCATCGCCCACCGCACCCAGGCCGATTTCCGCGGGCGCCAGATCTGCGGCCGTCTCAAGGACCTGATCCCCCGTCACCTGTTCAAGGTGCCGATCCAGGCGGCCATCGGCGGCCGGGTCATCGCCCGCGAGACCATCGCCGCCATGCGCAAGGACGTCACCGCCAAGTGTTATGGCGGCGACATCACCCGCAAGAAAAAGCTGCTGGAGAAGCAGAAAGAGGGCAAGAAGAAGATGCGCCAGTTCGGCAAGGTGGAAATTCCCCAATCCGCCTTCATCAACGCCTTGCGCATGAGCGACGATTGA
- the cobN gene encoding cobaltochelatase subunit CobN — protein MHLLAAQPGRVSDGSDAVDLGQDPADILFLSAADTEIACLAAARAAWAEAPSLRAANLTRLGHPMSVDLWIDDLASRAKLVVVRLLGGRGYWPHGVDSLADLARTRGLTLALLPGDANPDVELARLSTLPRETLHRLWRYWVEGGIDNAGQFLRCCAELIGRPTPWRDPVPLPVAGLLGDEPDAADGRSGVALVFYRALVQAGDLAPITALRAALEARGLRVVALYCTSLKDPLAAATVETVLLRQSPAVIINFTGFAVSAPGAPRVSPLAGPDAPVLQAILAASDEIGWRQLANGLIARDIAMNVALPEVDGRILSRAISFKALDERDEALQTTLTRHRPVADRVDFVAALAANWARLRATAPGERRVALILANYPNRDGRVGNGVGLDTPAATVRVLRALEAAGYGVEGAPGDGAGLMERLLRQGPTNALGSAGRSGGGVLLPLAAYQAFLAALPGQAGHKVTERWGRPEEDPFYVAGRGGFVLPLAVMGRVVVGIQPARGYNLDPVASYHDPALPPPHGYLAFHAWLRASFDVHAIVHMGKHGNLEWLPGKAVALSQDCFPEAALGPLPHLYPFIVNDPGEGTQAKRRSQAVIIDHLTPPLTRAETYGVLRDLERLVDEFYEAASIDPRRLGVLKRAILDLAENAGLLADLGLGKGINDEDALSALDNHLCDLKEMQIRDGLHVFGDSPVGRLRTDLLVALARGPRGAGAANESLTRALARDLGLGAFDPLAATLAEPWQGPRPDALADQVEDPWRTAGDTVERLEYLASALVSGARPADPAWPRTAAVLDTVFTTLGPAVDACGPAEIAGLLSGLDGRFVDPGPSGAPSRGRPDVLPTGRNFYSVDNRTVPTPAAWTLGWKAANLLLERHLQDHGDWPRSLVLTAWGTSTMRTGGDDIAQTLALMGVQTTWDPMTRRVTGFEIMPLSVLDRPRVDVTLRISGFFRDAFPGLVDLVDSAARAVAAQDDEPADLNPLAQRVREETQQMVRSGIEPALARRRAGHRVFGARPGAYGAGLQALIDERGWETDADLARAYIAWGGYAYGDGAAGDAAHGQFQRRLAAAEAVVQNQDNREHDLLDSDDYYQFEGGAAAAVRVLSGNQPAIYHGDTSRTDSPRIRTLTEEIARVVRARVVNPKWIRGAMRHGYKGAFEMAATVDYLFAFAATARVVKDHQFDLVAEAYLLDPEVRGFLRAVNPDALAEMARRLREALDRGLWRSRRNDMGAVLAALAEGQEPS, from the coding sequence ATGCACCTTCTCGCCGCACAGCCCGGTCGGGTTTCCGATGGCTCGGATGCGGTGGACCTGGGGCAGGATCCCGCCGATATCCTGTTCCTTTCCGCCGCCGACACGGAGATAGCCTGCCTCGCCGCCGCCCGCGCGGCCTGGGCGGAGGCGCCAAGCCTGCGCGCGGCCAATCTCACCCGCCTTGGTCATCCGATGAGCGTCGATCTGTGGATCGACGATCTGGCCTCGCGGGCCAAGCTGGTGGTGGTGCGGCTGCTTGGCGGCCGCGGCTATTGGCCCCATGGTGTCGATAGTCTGGCCGATCTGGCGCGCACGCGCGGGCTGACCCTGGCCCTGCTGCCCGGCGATGCCAATCCCGATGTCGAACTGGCCCGGCTGTCGACCCTGCCGCGCGAGACCCTGCACCGCCTGTGGCGCTATTGGGTGGAAGGCGGCATCGACAACGCCGGGCAGTTCCTGCGCTGCTGCGCCGAGTTGATCGGCCGCCCCACCCCCTGGCGCGACCCGGTTCCCTTGCCGGTGGCCGGCCTTCTGGGCGACGAGCCCGATGCCGCCGATGGGCGGAGCGGGGTCGCCCTGGTTTTTTACCGCGCCCTGGTTCAGGCGGGGGATCTGGCGCCGATCACCGCGCTGCGGGCGGCGCTGGAGGCGCGCGGGCTGCGGGTGGTCGCGCTCTATTGCACCAGCTTGAAAGATCCGCTGGCGGCGGCGACCGTGGAAACCGTGCTGCTGCGCCAGAGCCCGGCCGTGATCATCAATTTCACCGGCTTCGCCGTCTCGGCCCCCGGGGCGCCGCGCGTCTCGCCGCTGGCCGGACCCGATGCCCCGGTGCTGCAGGCGATCTTGGCCGCCAGCGACGAGATCGGCTGGCGCCAGCTCGCCAACGGGCTGATCGCCCGCGATATCGCCATGAACGTCGCCCTGCCCGAGGTCGATGGCCGGATCCTGTCGCGGGCGATTTCCTTCAAGGCCCTGGACGAGCGCGACGAGGCGCTGCAAACCACCCTCACCCGCCATCGTCCGGTCGCCGACCGCGTCGATTTCGTCGCCGCCCTGGCCGCCAATTGGGCGCGGCTGCGCGCCACGGCACCGGGCGAGCGGCGGGTTGCCCTGATCCTGGCCAATTATCCCAATCGCGACGGACGGGTCGGCAATGGGGTGGGCCTTGATACCCCAGCGGCCACCGTGCGGGTGCTGCGCGCCCTGGAGGCCGCCGGCTATGGGGTCGAAGGCGCTCCGGGCGATGGCGCGGGGCTGATGGAGCGGCTGCTGCGCCAGGGACCGACCAATGCCCTGGGCAGCGCCGGCCGCAGCGGAGGGGGAGTCCTGCTGCCTTTGGCTGCCTATCAGGCCTTTCTCGCCGCCCTTCCCGGACAGGCCGGCCACAAGGTCACCGAGCGCTGGGGCCGTCCCGAGGAGGATCCCTTCTATGTCGCCGGGCGCGGCGGCTTCGTTTTGCCGCTGGCGGTGATGGGGCGGGTGGTGGTCGGCATCCAGCCGGCGCGCGGCTATAACCTTGATCCGGTCGCCAGCTATCACGATCCGGCGCTGCCGCCGCCCCACGGCTATCTGGCCTTCCATGCCTGGCTGCGCGCCAGTTTCGATGTCCATGCCATCGTCCATATGGGCAAGCACGGCAATCTGGAATGGCTGCCCGGCAAGGCGGTGGCCCTGTCGCAGGACTGCTTCCCCGAAGCCGCCCTCGGGCCCTTGCCCCATCTCTATCCCTTCATCGTCAATGATCCGGGCGAAGGCACCCAGGCCAAGCGGCGCTCGCAGGCCGTTATCATCGATCACCTGACGCCGCCGCTGACCCGGGCGGAAACCTATGGCGTGCTGCGCGACCTTGAACGCCTTGTCGATGAGTTCTACGAGGCCGCCAGCATCGATCCCCGGCGCCTGGGCGTGCTCAAGCGCGCCATCCTTGATCTGGCGGAAAACGCCGGGCTGCTTGCCGATCTTGGTCTGGGCAAGGGCATCAACGACGAGGATGCGCTGAGCGCCCTTGATAACCACCTGTGCGATCTCAAGGAAATGCAGATCCGCGACGGATTGCATGTTTTTGGCGACTCGCCGGTCGGCCGCCTGCGCACCGATCTGCTGGTCGCCCTGGCCCGCGGTCCGCGCGGCGCCGGGGCTGCCAACGAAAGCCTGACCCGGGCCCTGGCCCGCGATCTCGGGCTTGGCGCCTTCGATCCCTTGGCCGCCACCCTGGCCGAGCCCTGGCAGGGACCGCGCCCCGACGCCCTGGCCGATCAGGTCGAGGATCCCTGGCGCACCGCCGGCGATACGGTGGAGCGGCTGGAATATCTGGCCAGCGCCCTGGTCAGCGGCGCCCGTCCGGCCGATCCGGCGTGGCCACGCACCGCCGCCGTGCTTGATACGGTGTTTACCACCCTGGGCCCGGCGGTCGACGCCTGCGGCCCGGCCGAGATCGCCGGCTTGCTCAGCGGTCTGGATGGCCGCTTCGTTGACCCCGGCCCCTCGGGGGCGCCGTCGCGCGGCCGCCCCGATGTGCTGCCGACGGGGCGCAATTTCTATTCGGTCGACAACCGCACGGTGCCGACTCCGGCGGCTTGGACGCTGGGCTGGAAGGCGGCCAATCTGCTGCTCGAGCGTCATTTGCAAGATCACGGCGATTGGCCGCGCTCGCTGGTGCTGACCGCCTGGGGCACCTCGACCATGCGCACCGGCGGCGATGACATCGCCCAGACCCTGGCCCTGATGGGGGTGCAGACCACCTGGGATCCGATGACGCGCCGGGTCACCGGCTTTGAAATCATGCCGCTATCGGTGCTTGACCGCCCGCGCGTCGATGTCACCTTGCGCATCAGCGGCTTTTTCCGCGACGCCTTTCCCGGTCTGGTCGATCTGGTCGATTCGGCCGCCCGCGCCGTCGCCGCCCAGGATGACGAGCCCGCCGATCTCAATCCCTTGGCCCAACGGGTGCGCGAAGAGACCCAGCAGATGGTGCGCTCAGGGATCGAGCCCGCCTTAGCCCGGCGCCGCGCCGGCCATCGGGTGTTTGGCGCCCGGCCGGGGGCCTATGGCGCCGGGCTGCAGGCGCTGATCGACGAACGCGGCTGGGAAACCGATGCGGATCTGGCGCGCGCCTATATCGCCTGGGGCGGCTACGCCTATGGTGACGGCGCCGCCGGCGACGCCGCCCATGGCCAGTTCCAGCGCCGCTTGGCCGCCGCCGAGGCGGTGGTGCAGAACCAGGACAACCGCGAGCACGACCTGCTCGATTCCGATGATTATTACCAGTTCGAAGGCGGCGCGGCGGCGGCGGTGCGGGTGCTGTCGGGCAACCAGCCGGCGATCTATCACGGCGACACCTCGCGCACCGACAGCCCGCGCATCCGCACCCTGACCGAGGAGATCGCCCGCGTCGTCCGCGCCCGGGTGGTCAATCCCAAATGGATCCGCGGCGCCATGCGCCATGGCTATAAGGGCGCCTTCGAAATGGCGGCGACGGTCGATTACCTGTTCGCCTTCGCCGCCACCGCCCGCGTGGTCAAGGACCACCAGTTCGATCTGGTCGCCGAGGCCTATCTGCTTGATCCCGAGGTGCGGGGGTTCCTGCGCGCCGTCAATCCCGACGCCCTGGCCGAGATGGCCCGGCGCCTGCGCGAGGCCCTCGATCGCGGGCTGTGGCGCAGTCGGCGCAATGACATGGGCGCGGTGCTAGCGGCCCTGGCCGAAGGCCAAGAGCCCAGCTAG
- the cobO gene encoding cob(I)yrinic acid a,c-diamide adenosyltransferase: MSDDQIPLADPPFDAAESDDARHRERMAKKKVVRDRMLASKATAKGLLVVHTGTGKGKSTAAFGMVLRCIGHGFPVAIVQFVKGAKTTAERDFLEGFPDLVTIRAMGEGFTWETQDRERDIASARKAWEVAKGFLADPTLHMVVLDEINIVLRYGYLEVAEVIDAVTARPAGQHAVLTGRNAPEALIEAADLVTEMKMIKHPFRAGIGPQPGVEF; the protein is encoded by the coding sequence ATGTCCGACGATCAGATCCCGCTTGCCGACCCGCCCTTCGATGCCGCCGAGAGCGACGATGCCCGCCACCGCGAGCGCATGGCCAAGAAGAAGGTCGTCCGCGACCGCATGCTGGCGAGCAAGGCGACCGCCAAGGGATTGCTGGTCGTTCATACCGGCACCGGCAAGGGCAAATCGACCGCCGCCTTCGGCATGGTCCTGCGCTGCATCGGCCACGGCTTTCCCGTCGCCATCGTCCAGTTCGTCAAAGGCGCCAAGACCACCGCCGAGCGCGATTTTCTGGAAGGCTTCCCCGATCTGGTCACCATCCGCGCCATGGGCGAGGGCTTCACCTGGGAAACCCAGGACCGCGAGCGCGATATCGCCAGCGCCCGCAAGGCCTGGGAGGTCGCCAAGGGCTTCCTCGCCGACCCGACCCTGCATATGGTGGTGCTCGACGAGATCAATATCGTGCTGCGCTATGGCTATCTGGAGGTCGCCGAGGTGATCGACGCCGTCACCGCCCGCCCCGCCGGCCAGCACGCGGTGCTGACCGGGCGCAACGCTCCCGAGGCGCTGATCGAGGCCGCCGATCTGGTGACCGAGATGAAGATGATCAAACACCCCTTCCGCGCCGGCATCGGCCCCCAGCCGGGGGTGGAGTTTTAA
- a CDS encoding transcriptional regulator GcvA — MPRDLPPLNALRAFTAAAKRLSFTQAAEDLGVTQAAVSHQIRGLEDWLGVALFRRRNKQVVMTEAGQVYALAIGQALDEIAEATAALVRNDPRAGMLTISTMPSFAIKWLVQRLGGFINANPDIEVRLHTTRELVNFATEGIDVAIRMTREVGDDLHADLLLEEELFPVCSPALMRGIRPLRQPSDLSQHLLLQDVGISWVSWLDPAGALDVRPARGPGYLDSALAIQACIESQGVMLGRTVMVEDDLKAGRLVEPFTLRVPSPMKYWLVCPPGHLARPGVRAFREWILAEASKWTKARSSAHGVED, encoded by the coding sequence ATGCCCCGGGATCTGCCGCCGCTCAACGCCTTGCGCGCCTTCACCGCGGCGGCCAAACGGCTGTCGTTCACCCAGGCGGCCGAGGATCTGGGGGTCACCCAGGCCGCCGTCAGCCATCAGATCCGCGGGTTGGAAGATTGGCTGGGCGTGGCGCTTTTCCGCCGCCGCAACAAGCAGGTGGTGATGACCGAGGCCGGTCAGGTCTATGCCCTGGCCATCGGTCAGGCCCTTGATGAAATCGCCGAGGCGACGGCGGCGCTGGTGCGCAATGATCCGCGTGCCGGCATGCTGACGATCTCGACCATGCCGAGCTTCGCCATCAAATGGCTGGTCCAGCGCCTGGGCGGCTTCATCAACGCCAATCCCGATATCGAGGTCCGGCTGCACACCACCCGCGAGTTGGTCAATTTCGCCACCGAGGGCATCGATGTCGCCATCCGCATGACCCGCGAGGTCGGCGACGATCTCCATGCCGATCTGTTGCTGGAAGAGGAACTGTTTCCGGTGTGCAGCCCGGCGCTGATGCGCGGCATCCGGCCGCTGCGCCAGCCCTCCGACCTCAGCCAGCACCTGTTGCTCCAGGACGTGGGGATTTCCTGGGTCTCCTGGCTCGACCCCGCCGGAGCCCTCGACGTGCGGCCGGCCCGGGGCCCGGGCTATCTCGATTCGGCCCTGGCCATCCAGGCCTGCATCGAAAGCCAGGGGGTGATGCTGGGGCGCACGGTGATGGTTGAAGACGACCTCAAGGCCGGGCGGCTGGTCGAACCCTTCACCCTGCGCGTGCCCAGCCCGATGAAATACTGGCTGGTCTGCCCCCCCGGCCACCTCGCCCGCCCCGGTGTGCGGGCCTTCCGCGAATGGATCCTGGCCGAAGCCAGCAAATGGACCAAGGCCCGTTCCAGCGCCCACGGCGTGGAAGATTAA
- a CDS encoding DUF1127 domain-containing protein gives MFAPNSAYQSVWSGSLFSQAEWWLVRQFDRLADRRERHETAALLGGLDDRMLADIGYGIEDDYRTTRG, from the coding sequence ATGTTTGCCCCCAACTCTGCTTATCAGAGTGTCTGGTCCGGATCGCTGTTCAGTCAGGCGGAATGGTGGCTGGTCCGCCAGTTCGACCGCCTTGCCGATCGCCGCGAGCGTCATGAAACCGCCGCCCTGCTTGGCGGCCTCGACGACCGTATGCTGGCCGATATCGGCTATGGCATCGAAGACGATTACCGCACCACGCGCGGCTAA